The following proteins are encoded in a genomic region of Notolabrus celidotus isolate fNotCel1 chromosome 19, fNotCel1.pri, whole genome shotgun sequence:
- the LOC117831380 gene encoding rhodopsin has protein sequence MDAEELIESIIRAFMFLAGVLGNNWLAISSLPGQKSGIRTNEVLFINLAASNLITNYLVDLPDTIADFAGRWILGETFCGVFRFCADLSETSSIYTTFFISIFWHQKLVRSLKRGGAPVQLDSLRLIGCLLAGSWTVAVVFGIPHFFFVTVKATNDSHEDCVDLYPNAIASQIYDIFYLTLANALPMAGIVFVSIQIVITLLRNQRRIKSHNSDAAKEMDKEEKKSPDHKNIDLSVGTASGPSTSKDPKESASLTSIYTGQSSKSSPLSRAPIVGSIAEAPPALSKPSQMPAKPSSSSTSQVRAAKSVVAVASVFLVCWLTHILLRITNNIHTSSLVVEVASYVAASYTCIIPYIFLHGVKKLSCSCKR, from the coding sequence ATGGACGCAGAAGAGTTGATTGAATCCATCATCAGAGCCTTCATGTTTCTGGCAGGAGTCCTTGGAAACAACTGGCTGGCAATAAGCTCCCTACCTGGGCAGAAATCTGGCATCCGCACCAACGAGGTCCTCTTCATCAACCTGGCTGCCTCAAACCTCATCACCAACTACCTGGTGGACCTGCCTGACACCATTGCAGACTTTGCTGGACGCTGGATTCTTGGGGAAACGTTCTGTGGCGTGTTTCGTTTTTGCGCTGACCTCTCAGAAACCAGCAGCATCTACACAACATTCTTCATCAGCATTTTCTGGCACCAGAAGCTTGTCAGATCCCTAAAACGAGGCGGTGCTCCAGTACAGCTGGACAGCCTTCGCTTGATTGGATGTCTCCTGGCTGGGAGCTGGACTGTGGCTGTGGTCTTTGGCATTCCACACTTCTTCTTTGTTACCGTCAAGGCAACAAATGACAGCCATGAAGACTGTGTAGACCTCTACCCAAATGCCATCGCCAGTCAGATTTATGATATCTTTTATCTGACACTGGCGAATGCTCTTCCTATGGCTGGGATTGTGTTTGTCAGTATCCAGATTGTCATAACTCTGCTTCGAAACCAGCGACGCATTAAGAGTCACAACTCTGACGCTGCCAAGGAGATGGataaggaggagaagaagagcccTGATCATAAGAATATTGACCTATCAGTTGGCACTGCTTCTGGTCCAAGCACCTCAAAAGACCCTAAAGAATCCGCATCTCTGACCAGCATCTATACAGGACAAAGCTCCAAGAGCTCCCCCCTCAGCAGGGCACCAATCGTTGGCAGCATAGCTGAAGCTCCACCAGCTCTTTCAAAGCCAAGCCAGATGCCGGCTAAACCCAGTTCAAGCTCAACCTCTCAGGTGAGGGCAGCCAAGAGTGTGGTGGCGGTAGCCAGCGTGTTCTTGGTCTGCTGGCTGACTCATATACTTCTGCGCATCACCAACAACATCCACACCTCGTCATTAGTGGTGGAGGTGGCCAGTTATGTTGCAGCCTCCTACACCTGCATTATTCCATATATATTCCTGCACGGAGTGAAAAAGCTGTCTTGCTCATGCAAACGGTAG